The Anastrepha ludens isolate Willacy chromosome X, idAnaLude1.1, whole genome shotgun sequence genome includes a window with the following:
- the LOC128870412 gene encoding uncharacterized protein LOC128870412: protein MPRPRRNDIGRRSRRTQNRSNERQNQSQEEREIQNQNQGERMGRSRSGHSPEERIQRNEQDRLRMQAHRAARNVNENAQRRQQAARMNVNIDLNGAGFQYNNDIDYSLHKFVVIGAMDKICQYCNAVKFKTEPTGMCCTYGEVRLPELQYPPEPLASLLSGSTPQSKHFLDHIQMYNSCFQMTSFGATNIIRDNFMPTFKIQGQIYHKIGSLLPFPDANYQFLQVYFLGNNQNEVDTRCAFFKSARRLIIEELQAIFHEDNELVTTFKTALDQMQSDDHKIVIRAERRPIGEHERRFNAPLNNEIAIVIVGEEFQSRDIVLRRRNNQLQRVCETHRSYDALQYPILFCRGEDGYSVNIKMVDPANPQREVNKNVSAMNYYAYRIMIRQNQENHILKARKLFHQYIVDMYAKIETERLNFIRFNQRKLRSEEYIHLRDAINNDRNVNNIGQMVILPSTYTGSPRHMHEYAQDAICYVRCYGRPDLFITFTCNPKWEEIKKYLYPGQSSTDRHDITARIFRQKLKSLMDFIVKYKVYGEVRCWMYSVEWQKRGLPHAHILIWLVDKITSDQIDDVISAEIPDQTIDPDLFDVVTKNMIHGPCGVINVNSPCMQDGKCTKRYPRALISETITGNVGYPLYRRRSTLDNGRSITLQVNRQDFEIDNRWVVPYSPLLSKAYKAHINVEYCNSVKSIKYICKYINKGSDMAVFGVAENRNDEITQYQMGRYISSNEAVWRILSFPIHDRSPAVIHLAVHLENGQRVYFTVDNAQAIAERPPSTTLISFFKLCERDQFAKTLLYSQVPTYYTWNVSSKTWERRKRGKPVDGYPGVFESDAIGRLYTVHPTQAECFYLRLLLINVRGPTSFLNLKRVNGRLCQTYRRACEELHLLEDDNHWDATLADASATGTPHQIRTLFSIIVATCFPSDPLQLWQSYRDYMTEDILNRMHRISANQELLITLEMYNEALIIIEDMCLAVANKLLSQLGLPPPNRAMHDVFNQDIQREQQYDINDLNTFINLNLPKLNIEQKHAYDTIMQAIQNKSGGMFFLDAPGGTGKTFLISLLLATVRSQNNIALALASSGIAATLLDGGRTAHSALKLPLNMQISENPTFKKQCYPANITVEENCSSVGLQQLLDHTVSRIFKSKSQCEVEEFPHQLRLLSKWGCDGSSGHSS from the exons ATGCCACGCCCGCGAAGAAATGATATTGGTCGCCGGTCGCGTAGAACGCAAAATAGATCAAATGAAAggcaaaatcaatcacaagaagagcgagaaattcaaaatcaaaatcaaggGGAACGTATGGGCAGATCACGTTCAGGCCATTCACCTGAAGAACGTATACAACGTAATGAGCAAGATAGATTAAGAATGCAAGCGCATCGTGCAGCAAgaaatgttaatgaaaatgCACAAAGACGACAACAAGCAGCACGAATGAATGTTAATATTGATTTGAACGGTGCTGGATTTCAATATAACAATGACATTGATTATAGTTTGCATAAATTTGTGGTTATTGGCGCAATGGACAAAATATGTCAATATTGTAATGCAGTGAAATTTAAAACTGAACCTACTGGAATGTGTTGCACTTATGGGGAAGTACGACTACCAGAATTACAATATCCACCAGAACCATTAGCTTCACTGCTTTCTGGCTCAACACCtcaatcaaaacattttttggatCACATTCAAATGTacaattcatgttttcaaatgacgtCTTTTGGTGCGACGAATATAATAAGAGATAATTTTATGCCGACCTTCAAG ATACAAGGGCAAATTTACCACAAAATCGGTTCCTTGCTGCCATTCCCAGATGCTAACTATCAATTTTTGCAAGTTTATTTCCTTGGCAATAATCAAAATGAAGTCGATACACGTTGTGCATTTTTTAAAAGTGCCAGAAGATTGATAATTGAAGAATTGCAAGCAATATTTCATGAAGATAACGAATTGGTTACTACGTTTAAGACAGCACTTGATCAAATGCAATCTGATGATCATAAAATTGTGATTAGAGCTGAAAGAAGACCGATCGGTGAACACGAACGAAGATTTAATGCACCGCTTAATAATGAAATTGCTATTGTGATTGTTGGTGAAGAGTTTCAATCACGTGATATTGTATTGCGCCGAAGAAATAATCAATTACAACGTGTATGCGAAACGCATCGCAGTTATGACGCACTACaatatccaattttattttgtcgAGGCGAAGATGGATACTCTGTCAATATAAAAATGGTTGATCCAGCAAATCCAC AACgtgaagtaaataaaaacgTAAGCGCCATGAACTATTATGCATATAGAATTATGATACGACAAAACCAGGAAAATCATATTTTGAAAGCTCGAAAACTATTTCATCAATATatcgtagatatgtatgcaaagatagaaacagaacgtttGAATTTCATTCGATTTAATCAAAGGAAGTTGCGCTCAGAAGAGTATATCCATCTCAGAGATGCGATCAATAATGACAGAAATGTAAACAATATTGGACAAATGGTAATTTTACCATCGACCTACACAGGGAGCCCCCGTCATATGCATGAGTACGCACAAGATGCCATATGTTATGTTCGTTGTTATGGTCGGcctgatttatttataacattcACGTGCAATCCAAAATGggaagaaattaagaaatatttgtaTCCCGGACAATCTTCTACTGATCGCCATGATATCACTGCAAGAATATTTCGACAAAAACTCAAGTCACTTATGGATTTTATTGTCAAATATAAAGTTTACGGAGAAGTTAGATGCTGGATGTACTCTGTCGAGTGGCAAAAGAGAGGTTTGCCACACGCGCATATTTTAATATGGTTAGTGGACAAAATTACAAGTGATCAAATAGATGACGTAATCTCAGCTGAGATTCCGGATCAGACAATTGATCCAGATTTATTTGATGTTGTCACTAAAAATATGATACATGGCCCATGTGGTGTGATTAATGTCAATTCACCATGTATGCAAGATGGCAAATGTACGAAACGATACCCAAGAGCACTCATTTCTGAAACAATTACTGGAAATGTTGGATACCCTCTATATCGTCGACGTTCAACCCTGGATAACGGCAGATCAATAACTTTACAAGTGAAtcgtcaagattttgaaattgatAATAGATGGGTAGTTCCCTATTCGCCATTGCTATCGAAAGCGTACAAAGCTCATATCAATGTAGAATATTGTAATTCGGTCAAATCGATTAAATACATTTGCAAGTATATTAACAAAGGCAGTGACATGGCTGTTTTTGGAGTTGCAGAGAACCGAAATGATGAAATAACTCAATACCAAATGGGCAGGTACATTAGTAGTAACGAGGCTGTTTGGCGAATTTTGTCTTTCCCCATTCATGACCGTAgtccagctgttattcatttaGCAGTTCATTTGGAAAATGGACAGCGTGTGTATTTTACTGTTGATAATGCTCAGGCAATTGCAGAGCGCCCGCCATCAACcacattaatttctttttttaaattatgtgaaAGAGATCAATTTGCTAAAACACTGCTTTATTCACAAGTACCAACATATTACACATGGAATGTAAGTTCAAAGACATGGGAAAGACGTAAAAGAGGAAAACCTGTTGATGGTTATCCTGGTGTTTTTGAAAGTGACGCCATAGGACGACTTTATACAGTGCATCCTACCCAGGctgaatgtttttatttgcgtcttttattaattaatgtTCGTGGACCAACgtcttttttgaatttgaaaagagtTAATGGGCGCCTCTGTCAAACTTACCGGCGAGCATGTGAAGAATTGCATCTACTTGAAGATGATAATCATTGGGATGCAACACTTGCAGATGCATCCGCAACAGGTACACCGCATCAAATACGgacattattttcaattattgttgCAACATGTTTTCCATCTGATCCATTGCAACTGTGGCAAAGTTATCGTGATTATATGACCGAAGATATCTTGAATAGAATGCATCGTATTTCTGCAAATCAAGAATTACTCATTACACTGGAAATGTATAACGAGGCATTGATTATTATTGAAGATATGTGCTTAGCAGTTGCAAATAAATTATTGTCACAATTAGGTTTACCACCTCCTAATCGAGCAATGCATGACGTATTTAATCAAGATATACAACGTGAACAACAATACGATATAAATGATCTTAAcacatttataaatttgaatctGCCGAAATTGAATATAGAACAAAAACATGCATATGACACTATAATGCAAGCTATACAAAACAAAAGTGGAGGAATGTTTTTTTTAGATGCGCCAGGTGGGACCGGTAAAACGTTTTTGATTTCGTTGTTATTAGCGACTGTAAGATCACAAAACAATATAGCATTAGCGCTTGCATCGTCTGGAATAGCTGCTACATTATTAGATGGTGGCCGTACAGCGCATTCCGCACTTAAATTACCATTGAATATGCAAATTAGTGAAAATCCAACAt